The Flavobacterium commune genome contains a region encoding:
- the tpx gene encoding thiol peroxidase, protein MASITLGGNPINTAGELPKVGSKLADFKLVKNDLSVASLSDFNGKKLVLNIFPSIDTGTCATSVRKFNEAAAKLENTAVLCISRDLPFAQKRFCGAEGIENVVNLSDFQEGSFGKTNGLEIIDGPLAGLHSRVLIVTDADGTILHTEQVAEIANEPNYEAALAVL, encoded by the coding sequence ATGGCTTCAATTACATTAGGAGGAAATCCAATAAACACTGCGGGAGAATTACCAAAAGTAGGTTCAAAACTTGCCGATTTTAAATTAGTAAAAAACGATCTTTCGGTTGCTTCTTTAAGCGATTTTAACGGAAAGAAATTAGTTTTAAATATTTTTCCAAGTATCGATACCGGAACTTGTGCTACATCAGTTAGAAAATTCAATGAGGCTGCTGCCAAATTAGAAAACACTGCTGTTTTATGTATCTCAAGAGATTTACCATTTGCTCAAAAACGTTTTTGTGGAGCTGAAGGAATCGAAAATGTAGTTAATTTATCAGACTTTCAGGAAGGAAGCTTTGGAAAAACAAACGGATTAGAAATTATTGATGGTCCTTTAGCAGGATTACACTCCAGAGTTTTAATTGTTACTGATGCTGACGGAACCATTTTGCACACAGAACAAGTGGCTGAAATTGCAAACGAACCAAATTACGAAGCTGCTTTAGCAGTGCTTTAA
- a CDS encoding diacylglycerol kinase family protein: MAFQKDNSFLSGRLKSVNYALKGAVKLITTEHSIMVQFSIGILLSIAGFFIGITATEWLFQTFAIGLVLSIEGLNTAIEKVADFIHPDYHERIGFIKDIAAGSVFFAAITAIIIGLIIYVPHFI, translated from the coding sequence ATGGCTTTTCAAAAAGACAATTCTTTTTTAAGCGGACGATTAAAAAGTGTTAACTACGCCTTAAAAGGTGCTGTTAAACTTATCACTACTGAACATAGCATAATGGTTCAGTTCTCCATTGGGATACTATTAAGTATAGCTGGTTTTTTTATAGGAATAACAGCCACTGAATGGCTTTTCCAAACTTTTGCTATCGGTTTAGTATTAAGCATCGAAGGACTCAATACCGCTATTGAAAAAGTAGCCGATTTTATTCATCCGGATTACCACGAAAGAATTGGTTTTATAAAAGATATTGCTGCCGGATCTGTGTTTTTTGCAGCAATTACGGCAATAATTATTGGTTTAATCATATACGTACCTCATTTTATTTAG
- a CDS encoding DNA translocase FtsK → MAKTTKKEPLDPKNNSNPKVLKSWEISKQHKTILGCLLILFSVALLVAFVSFYVYGQEDQSAVLELANRTETVKNWLGKFGAFLADLIVYQGFGLASFLFVRLFFLTGIFLILGLSSRKLKNIWFWDLFAMINLSVLFGFFATSLPELGGTIGYELNLFLQDYIGKTGALLLLIFGILIYVIFKLRLSTEKVQSFFENSKKESISDTNATFAPKIDSAYNLEEFAVTEEEPETEKIPEFKPSQFEINKEALKPTINNPSEINLDPISKPLAVEKTAAVAMAVANDDFVIEASPEEEVIEENLAARLVADFGLFDPTLDLSNYKFPTLDLLKEYSTGGITINQEELEENKNKIVDTLRNYKIEIAQIKATVGPSVTLYEIVPEAGIRISKIKSLEDDIALSLSALGIRIIAPIPGKGTIGIEVPNKNPTMVSMKSVIGSTKFQEAEMELPIALGKTISNETFVVDLAKMPHLLMAGATGQGKSVGLNAVLTSLLYKKYPAEVKFVLVDPKKVELTLFNKIERHYLAKLPDVEDAIITDNAKVVNTLNSLCVEMDNRYSLLKDAMVRNIKEYNEKFKSRKLNPENGHRFLPYIVLVVDEFADLIMTAGKEVEVPIARLAQLARAIGIHLIIATQRPSVNVITGLIKANFPARIAFRVTSKIDSRTILDTQGADQLIGRGDLLYTNGNDVVRVQCAFIDTPEVEKITDFVGSQKAYATAYLLPEYTGGEENGINLDMDISERDSLFREAAEIIVNAQQGSASLLQRKLKLGYNRAGRLIDQLEAAGIVGPFEGSKARSVNILDMHALDQFFNNEENN, encoded by the coding sequence ATGGCAAAAACAACAAAAAAAGAACCTTTAGACCCGAAAAATAATTCTAACCCTAAAGTCTTAAAATCATGGGAAATATCAAAGCAGCATAAAACCATTTTAGGCTGTCTTTTAATATTATTTTCTGTTGCTTTATTAGTTGCTTTTGTTTCTTTCTATGTATATGGACAAGAAGATCAAAGTGCTGTTTTAGAATTAGCTAACAGAACAGAAACTGTAAAAAATTGGCTGGGAAAGTTTGGTGCTTTCCTGGCTGATTTAATTGTTTATCAAGGTTTCGGATTGGCTTCTTTCCTATTTGTTCGATTATTTTTCTTAACAGGAATCTTTTTAATACTTGGTCTTTCCAGCCGAAAACTCAAAAACATCTGGTTTTGGGATTTATTTGCCATGATTAATTTATCAGTATTATTTGGATTTTTTGCCACTTCACTACCTGAATTAGGCGGAACAATAGGCTACGAATTAAATTTATTTCTACAGGATTACATCGGAAAAACAGGTGCCTTATTGTTGCTTATCTTTGGGATTCTAATTTATGTTATTTTCAAACTAAGATTATCTACTGAAAAAGTACAGTCCTTTTTTGAAAACAGCAAAAAAGAAAGCATCTCAGACACCAACGCTACTTTTGCCCCAAAAATCGATAGTGCTTATAACTTAGAGGAATTTGCAGTAACTGAAGAAGAGCCTGAAACTGAAAAAATCCCTGAATTTAAACCTTCTCAATTCGAAATCAATAAAGAAGCTTTAAAACCAACAATTAATAATCCATCCGAAATCAATTTAGATCCTATTTCGAAGCCACTTGCTGTTGAAAAAACTGCAGCAGTAGCAATGGCTGTTGCTAATGATGATTTTGTAATCGAAGCTTCCCCTGAAGAGGAAGTAATCGAAGAAAATCTGGCTGCCCGCTTAGTTGCTGATTTTGGATTATTTGACCCAACACTGGATTTATCTAATTATAAATTCCCAACCCTTGATTTACTAAAAGAATATTCAACAGGAGGAATTACCATTAATCAGGAAGAATTAGAGGAAAACAAAAATAAAATTGTTGATACACTTCGCAATTATAAAATTGAAATTGCCCAAATTAAAGCAACCGTAGGTCCATCAGTAACCTTATACGAAATAGTTCCGGAAGCCGGAATCAGAATATCAAAAATTAAAAGCTTAGAAGACGACATTGCCTTATCACTTTCGGCACTTGGAATCCGTATCATCGCTCCTATTCCAGGAAAAGGAACCATTGGTATTGAAGTTCCAAACAAGAATCCTACTATGGTTTCAATGAAAAGTGTTATTGGTTCTACCAAATTTCAAGAAGCTGAAATGGAATTGCCAATTGCTCTTGGAAAAACCATTTCAAACGAAACTTTTGTTGTTGATTTAGCCAAAATGCCTCACTTATTAATGGCAGGTGCTACCGGACAAGGAAAATCGGTTGGATTAAATGCTGTTTTAACTTCGCTTTTGTACAAAAAATACCCGGCCGAAGTAAAATTTGTTTTGGTTGACCCTAAAAAAGTAGAATTGACTCTTTTTAATAAAATTGAGAGACATTATCTGGCAAAACTACCTGATGTTGAAGATGCTATCATTACTGATAATGCCAAGGTTGTGAATACTCTGAATTCACTTTGTGTGGAAATGGACAACCGTTATTCTTTGTTAAAAGATGCCATGGTACGTAACATCAAAGAATACAATGAAAAATTTAAATCCCGAAAATTAAATCCTGAAAACGGACACCGCTTTTTACCCTATATCGTATTAGTAGTCGATGAATTTGCCGACTTAATTATGACTGCAGGAAAAGAAGTAGAAGTTCCTATTGCGCGTTTGGCTCAATTAGCTCGTGCTATTGGTATTCATTTGATTATTGCAACCCAAAGACCTTCGGTAAATGTAATTACAGGTTTGATCAAGGCTAATTTCCCTGCAAGAATTGCTTTTAGGGTAACATCTAAAATTGATTCCAGAACGATTTTAGACACTCAGGGAGCTGACCAATTAATTGGACGAGGAGATTTATTATATACAAACGGAAATGATGTAGTGCGTGTACAATGTGCTTTTATCGATACTCCTGAAGTAGAAAAAATTACTGATTTTGTTGGTTCACAAAAAGCCTACGCAACTGCATACTTACTACCTGAATACACCGGTGGAGAAGAAAATGGCATTAATCTTGATATGGATATTTCCGAAAGAGACAGTCTGTTTAGAGAAGCTGCTGAAATTATTGTTAACGCACAACAAGGTTCGGCATCCTTATTACAACGAAAACTAAAACTAGGTTATAACAGAGCCGGACGATTAATTGATCAATTAGAGGCCGCAGGAATTGTAGGTCCTTTTGAAGGCAGTAAAGCCCGCAGCGTAAACATTCTGGACATGCACGCTCTCGATCAATTTTTTAATAATGAAGAAAATAATTAA
- a CDS encoding LolA family protein, whose product MKKFIQIAFILLICFSVQAQDKKAKTLLDQVTAKVKSYNNIVIDFKYSLNNSKENINQDSKGNVTLKGNQYVLNFMGMTKIFDGKKTYTIVPEDEEINISTVNEKDDSAVTPSKMLTFFNSGYKYSMDILQNVRGRKIQYVKLIPTNPKDQRKEILLGIDVQTKHIYNLIETGKKGTKTTLTVNSFKTNQPLSKNQFTFVASKYPNYYINKLD is encoded by the coding sequence ATGAAAAAGTTTATCCAAATTGCATTTATCTTACTAATTTGTTTTTCTGTACAAGCACAAGACAAAAAAGCAAAAACCCTTTTAGACCAAGTTACCGCTAAAGTAAAAAGCTATAATAACATTGTAATCGATTTTAAATACTCCCTTAACAACAGTAAAGAAAATATCAATCAGGATAGTAAAGGCAATGTTACCTTAAAAGGCAATCAGTATGTTTTGAATTTCATGGGAATGACTAAAATATTTGACGGAAAAAAAACTTATACCATTGTTCCTGAAGATGAAGAAATAAACATTTCAACAGTTAACGAAAAAGATGACAGTGCTGTTACACCATCAAAAATGCTAACTTTTTTCAATAGTGGTTACAAATATTCGATGGATATTTTACAAAATGTAAGAGGTCGAAAAATACAGTATGTAAAATTAATTCCAACAAACCCTAAGGATCAAAGAAAAGAAATCCTGTTAGGAATTGATGTGCAAACCAAACACATTTACAACTTGATTGAAACAGGTAAAAAAGGGACAAAAACAACTTTAACCGTTAATTCTTTTAAAACCAATCAACCTTTGTCAAAAAATCAATTTACCTTTGTAGCTAGCAAATATCCAAATTACTACATCAATAAATTAGATTAA
- a CDS encoding LptF/LptG family permease codes for MKILDKYLLKTFLITFTTVFVILFFIFILQTIWLFIAELAGKDLDFGLIIKFLLFSMPRIIPLVLPLSILLASIMTFGNLAENYEFAAMKSSGISLQRAMRSLTLFILLLSIVAFFFANNVIPFAEYKFINFRKSIAQLKPAMAITEGQFSDVGYYNIKVNKKSGENGNKLTGITIHKKSMNGDGSKTVIKAKKGELISSESSSVLQMILNDGNYYEDITPKKFSDRNKIPFAKSSFKKYTINIDLSQLNEVDVDKEKVANTNTMLTVNELNYTLDSLNKNFKTEVASYSENINLRTVIENKTFNDIANKEMVKKRKPLPSDILSLYDNKKKSEILRTASSNLSSIGYSIDGSKINLQAKQKNINNHLLAFYDKFVIAFACIMMFFIGAPLGAIIRKGGLGLPIIFAVLIFISFHFINTFGKRFAQENGISPFLGAWMSSFILSPLAILLTYRATNDIGLINMDVILAPFQKTLQKIAQKFTTNKKTTT; via the coding sequence GTGAAAATCCTTGACAAATACTTATTAAAAACATTCCTGATTACATTTACTACGGTATTTGTAATCTTGTTTTTTATATTCATACTCCAAACTATCTGGCTTTTTATAGCTGAACTGGCAGGAAAAGATTTAGACTTTGGGTTAATTATCAAATTCTTACTCTTTTCAATGCCACGTATCATACCATTGGTATTGCCATTATCCATCTTGTTAGCATCGATTATGACTTTTGGTAATTTGGCTGAAAACTATGAATTTGCCGCCATGAAATCCTCAGGAATTTCTTTGCAAAGAGCCATGAGAAGCCTTACCTTATTCATTCTGTTATTGAGTATTGTAGCTTTCTTTTTTGCCAATAACGTAATTCCGTTTGCCGAATACAAATTCATTAATTTCAGAAAAAGTATTGCCCAATTAAAACCTGCAATGGCTATAACTGAGGGACAATTTAGCGATGTAGGATACTATAACATCAAAGTCAATAAAAAGTCGGGAGAAAATGGTAATAAACTAACTGGAATTACCATTCACAAAAAATCAATGAACGGCGACGGTAGCAAAACAGTCATAAAAGCTAAAAAAGGAGAACTAATAAGTAGCGAAAGTTCAAGTGTTCTTCAAATGATTTTAAATGACGGAAATTACTATGAAGATATTACTCCTAAAAAATTCTCTGACCGAAACAAAATTCCTTTTGCCAAAAGTTCCTTTAAAAAATATACTATTAACATTGACTTATCACAACTAAACGAAGTTGATGTAGATAAAGAAAAAGTAGCCAATACAAATACCATGTTAACGGTAAACGAATTAAATTACACCTTAGATTCTTTAAACAAAAACTTCAAAACTGAAGTCGCCTCTTATTCTGAAAACATTAATTTAAGAACTGTTATTGAAAACAAAACTTTCAATGATATAGCTAACAAAGAAATGGTCAAAAAGAGAAAACCGCTTCCTTCGGACATACTTTCTTTGTATGACAACAAGAAAAAATCGGAAATTTTGCGAACAGCCAGCAGTAATCTCAGCAGTATCGGATACAGCATTGACGGTAGCAAAATCAATTTGCAGGCGAAACAAAAAAACATCAATAATCACCTATTGGCATTTTATGATAAATTTGTAATCGCTTTTGCTTGTATTATGATGTTTTTTATAGGAGCACCACTGGGAGCAATTATTAGAAAAGGAGGACTTGGACTACCAATTATTTTTGCTGTACTAATATTTATTAGCTTCCATTTTATCAATACTTTTGGAAAAAGATTTGCGCAAGAAAACGGAATAAGTCCATTCTTAGGAGCCTGGATGTCTTCATTTATCCTATCCCCTCTTGCTATATTATTAACCTATAGAGCTACAAATGATATTGGTTTAATCAATATGGATGTTATACTGGCTCCATTTCAAAAAACACTACAAAAAATAGCACAAAAATTTACCACTAACAAAAAAACAACAACCTAA
- the ribB gene encoding 3,4-dihydroxy-2-butanone-4-phosphate synthase yields the protein MVTDKIQLHTIEEAIEDIRQGKIILVVDDEDRENEGDFLAAAEKVTPEMINFMATHGRGLICTPLTEKRCKELDLKPMVTNNTDHMETAFTVSVDLKGNGVTTGISAADRARTVLSLIDSKTKPQDLARPGHIFPLIAKEGGVLRRTGHTEAAIDFARLAGFKPAGVIVEVMNEDGTMARLPQLVKIAKKFDIKVVSIEALVAYRMQHDSIIVKKEDFDINTRFGTFRLRAYEQITNKQIHIALTKGTWNTGEPILTRIHSSQVNNDLLGTLTNNVDQQLDDMFKIINENGRGAVIFINQDMSAVNLLNRITELKTLQAEGTMKAPKVVIDIKDYGIGAQILHDIDISKIRLVSNSTQTKRVGMIGYGLEITEYVHY from the coding sequence ATGGTCACAGATAAAATACAACTCCACACGATTGAAGAAGCAATCGAGGATATTCGTCAGGGAAAAATAATCTTAGTTGTTGATGATGAAGACCGAGAAAACGAAGGGGATTTTTTAGCTGCGGCTGAAAAAGTAACACCTGAAATGATCAACTTTATGGCAACACATGGTCGTGGATTAATTTGTACTCCACTGACCGAAAAACGTTGTAAAGAATTAGACTTAAAACCAATGGTCACAAATAATACTGACCACATGGAAACAGCTTTCACCGTATCAGTCGATTTAAAAGGAAACGGAGTTACCACAGGTATTTCTGCTGCAGATAGAGCAAGAACCGTACTTTCTTTAATCGATTCTAAAACAAAACCACAGGATTTAGCCCGACCTGGACATATCTTCCCTTTAATTGCTAAAGAAGGTGGTGTTTTAAGAAGAACGGGGCATACTGAAGCTGCGATAGATTTTGCCAGATTAGCAGGCTTTAAACCGGCAGGAGTTATTGTCGAAGTAATGAACGAAGACGGTACTATGGCTCGTTTACCTCAATTGGTGAAAATTGCAAAAAAATTCGATATCAAAGTAGTTTCTATCGAAGCGCTTGTTGCTTACAGAATGCAACACGATAGTATTATTGTCAAAAAAGAAGATTTTGATATCAATACCCGCTTTGGAACTTTCCGCCTAAGAGCTTACGAGCAAATTACTAATAAACAAATTCATATTGCTTTAACAAAAGGAACCTGGAATACCGGAGAACCTATTTTGACACGTATTCACTCCTCTCAGGTAAATAATGATTTATTAGGTACTTTAACTAATAACGTTGACCAGCAATTAGACGATATGTTTAAAATAATCAACGAAAACGGGCGTGGTGCAGTAATTTTTATCAATCAGGATATGTCGGCAGTAAATCTCCTTAATCGTATTACAGAATTAAAAACACTTCAGGCCGAAGGAACAATGAAAGCTCCTAAAGTAGTCATTGACATTAAAGATTACGGAATTGGAGCCCAAATATTACACGATATCGATATTTCAAAAATACGATTGGTATCTAATAGTACACAAACCAAACGTGTAGGAATGATTGGTTATGGTTTAGAAATCACAGAATATGTACACTACTAA